The Kogia breviceps isolate mKogBre1 chromosome 19, mKogBre1 haplotype 1, whole genome shotgun sequence genome contains the following window.
ccctgaccagggattgaacccacgccctcagcaatgaaagggcggagccctaaccactggaccaccagggaattcctgtagattttcttttaaatacatgtTCACTATTAGTGGAATTCTGGGGTGTGGGAGGCATTGTGCTCTGCTTTGGGAAGATGTTAAAATGTATCTTCCGCAGCTTTTCCAGGATTTGTGTGTCAGGtttcctctgtccctctctccagTCACTGTGCTTCATGGGTTTTCTGTCAGGGCATTTTTGGGTGCAAACAAAAAAGTCAGCTCAAAGAAGCGTAAGCAAAAAGGAGTTTGTGGACTTATGTAACCAACAGGTTGAGGGGTGGGCCTGGTTTCAGGCTAGATCCTGAGGCTGAGCCATTCTGGACTCTCTCCACGTTCCTTCTCGCCAAAGCTGCTCCCCACGTACGCCCCCATCCCTGATTCTTCTGTGTGAAGGTTAATTTCCACCTGGGGAGGAAGCATGTGCATCATGGATGTTCATTAATTTATGGAGAACTGTAGATCTGATCAATAGTTTCAATTTGTTTAGATCTCATTATCTTAGTAGGGGTAGGTGATACACAGTGTGAAAGGCAAGAAtctatcactttatttatttatttattttttcggtacttgggcctctcactgttgtggcctctcccattgcggagcacaggctccagatgcgcaggctcagcggccatggctcacggtcccagccgctccacggcatgtgggatcttcccggaccagggcatgaacccgtgtcccctgcatcggcaggcggattctcaaccactgcaccaccagggaagcccaagaatctaTCACTTTATAAGTTACATAAAGTGTAATCAAGACTGCCAAAAATCTGGAGAAACTATATTTAAGTAGACAGtcctaaaacataattattcctaaagAGTTCACCTAAAAGCTCTTATCTCGTTTACATTTAATTTGCTTGAAAGTTTCATCGCATCAGGTTATTCTTCTTGTTGACAAATTTCGTGACAGGAATTATACGATCTCATTTGATTGCTGGTAAACCTACATACAAAGTAGTatatacttaatgttgatgacttTAAAGGTATGTctgtattggggcttccctggtggtccagtggctaagattttgcacttccactgcagtggggcGAGTTCAGTCCCTCGTGggggacctaagatcccgcatgtcgcgtggtgtggccaaaaaaaaacccaagatatGTCTTCATAATTAAACCAAAAACTCAAActtgttttcattcattaaaaattaaccCTAGATCATGTGATCCTGAAGTTCATTTGGGTTCattccttttatatttctgagtATTTGTGTAAGTGCTTATTAtcctttaagccaattaaatagagctcttttacaaattaattttgacaaTGCCACACGTCTACAACACACACATTTACagatacatacaaacacacagacacagagaccccAGTTTCCATTCCAGAGTTTCAACCATGAATCAGGTACAATAATGTAAAACACGTAAGTTACAAAAGATGTTGGCTTCAAATTGGGTTTCTTgcagatggaacaaatcaagGCCACCTGTTTAGATGGCGAAATCTTTTTTACTAATATTTACGGAAAAGACATTTAAGATTTGTATCGCCCTTGACAAATCAAGTTCCAAATTACCTatccctcttttgtttttttcctttggataaaagTTACCttcctgagggacttccctggtggtccagcggtaaaaaatccgccttccaattcaggggaaacaggttcaatccttggtcggggaactaagatctcacacgatacgaggcaactaagcccacgcgccacaactagagagagaaaacccgcatgccacaactacagacaGAGAAGcccacgccacaacgaagagcctgcacaCCTCGATGAGATCCCGCCTGCCCCAatgaagatcccagatgccgcaactaagacccaatgcagccaaaactaaattaaattaatagtaaaaaaaaatgttaccttcCTGAAATTTGCATTAAAGAAGGTGACCTGGATAAGAGCTCCTGGAGAAGACTGGGTAGAACATTTGTATCTCAAAGGCAGAGGAGGAAAAATGCAAGTTCTCCTAGGaggattttctttcttcccttaaagccagattttttttaaatttacagccTCTTAAGATAAATAGGGGAGATTATGGGAGTGGTAAAAGGATTGGTAGGCCTTGGGCTGTTTCTGGAGCCACACCTTTGGTCCTGTAAACACTAGAGTTCTAAAACAAGGACAGCTGTTTTTAATTCCTCAGATAATTGGGTGGCCACCTAAATGATATCAAAGTACCGACATACTCATCCACCTATGTgggaatgtttttctttccttcatttagcTTAGGGGAGAAggacaaaaagaaatttttttttcctatcaggCTCTGAATATCAGCTATGGGTACAGGTTTAGACAGACCTGTGGCCTCCCATTTTGGTAATCCGTTTACAAAACCTTTTGAGGATCTTCCCTGGGTTTAAGAAGAAATTCTTTCACTATGGCCCTCAGTTCAACTTTTGACCCCAAGAGGCTCACCTATAACCTCAGGTGGTCCCATTTCTAAAGATAaccatttggggacttccctggtggcacagtggttaagaatctgcctgccaacgcaggggacatgggtttgagccctggtccgggaagatcccacatgccgcagagcaactaagcccattgtgccacaacgactgagcctgcgctctagagcccacaagccacaactactgagcctgcgagccacaactactgaagtatgcgtgcctagagcccgtgctccgcaacaagagaagccactgcagtgaggacccacgcaccacgacaaagagtagccccaactggccacaactagagaaagcccgcgcccagcaacaaagacccaatgcagccaaaaaataaataaatgaataaaaatttaaaaaagaaaaaaaaggaggatggAGTAGTAGTAGTTATGGCAGTCTTTTATTgtaggtacctttttttttttttttttttttccggtacgcgggcctctcacagttgtggcctctcccgttgcggagcacaggctccagatgcgcaggctcagcggccatggctcacgggcccagccgctccgtgacatgtgggatcttcccggaccggggtacgaacctgtgtcccctgaattggcaggtggattctcaaccactgcgccaccaggaaagccctactgTAGGTACCTTTTATATGATCAATCTTTCATTAGCCTTCTACAACAAATCCTTCAATGAGGctattttggaattttgaagCCTTTGGGGGCTTTTGCATACCAATTAAAATAGGTACAATAGTTTAAGATGAGAGCTTTCCAATTTAGGAGTCTTTCCAATTCAAATGATCCAGGAAGACAGCCCTACAAATAATTTCTGCTGCTAATCCAActttagagaaaagcaaagctCTTATCACTCTTGTTTCCAGTAGACACTGTGGGCAGGGGTCCAGGAGACTGACTGACATGGTAAGTAATTACCCTCTGCTGGCTTCTTCTGACTGTTCACGGAAAAATCAGTTTGGAATGCCAAAAAAGAATCCCCGCTTGGTTATTTCAGGGCGGGATTTCCTTTGATTCCTAGTTAAGTAAGCACTTGCAATCATCAGCTCTATATAAACCCAGCTGGTATCCCCATAGGTGGCTGTCCATTCAGGAACTGTTTGACCTTTGAAGCACAATTTCCCACTATCAATTTGGTTACCTAATTCAGAGAAAAGATATGATCTGAACAACTTTCTGAGGACAGTATGGTGGTGGGTGCTGCTTCTGAGTCTAGCTCTCCAAGGAATTATGCTAGGCTTGGTTCGGCTCTTTTACATGTCTTGGTTTCTCCCTCTGACAGCGTCTAACCGCGGTGGGTGCTTGGAGCACTAAGTGATCAGCCTTCATCTCCTGCATCCCTGGAAGAGCagcatttacttaattgttgTAGCGGAATCTGCTGTAGTACTGCTACACATCTGAAAGATTGATCCTCAGACACTTCCACTAGGTTCTCAGTCACCTGAGGCCACCTTGTGGCCAGAAGGAGCAGGTGTTCCTTGTTCTTGGGGCTGAGCAAGCTGTCTCTTGTTTCCCTGGCAAACCATTTGCTCAGACCATATAtcaacttgtttttttgttttgtttgtttttaatttaagccAAATTTAACGAAACTCCAGCCACCTATGTCTCCCGGGGCCTCCTGCCTAGATCCCCCTAGGACCCTGCCAAGGAAGTGCACTGGTGCCCCTTAAGATTCCAACTCTTTAAGTACAAAAAAGCTTGAATAAAATTTGTAGGATCATCACTTAAATAATGAGATCTGGATATCAGGAGAACTCACCGGAACACCTGAGGAGTTCCAAGAAGCAGGAGGGGCCCAAAGGGCTAGTACCAAGCACCAGTTTAAGGTAGACCCCAGGTATCCTCTGGTGGGTGTCTCTGATATCCTGCCAACTACGCCATGCATGTTGACAAAAAGATTAATCAATAGTTGGTCTaagaaaggaatggaaaattttatttgcacCAACCTGAGGGTTATAAGctgggagacagtctttcagaaagctctgaaaaCTGTCAGAGGTCAAAGTACAGTTATATACGGTTTTTGAGACAAAAGGATATACATCAAATGACATACTGACAGTTTATACAATCCAGGTCTGCTCCTCCAAAGCAAAACTGGGTCATCGTGACCCCTTACAACATTAGGAAGGAAGGTTATCTCCTGAGGAGTTATCAAGTGCTGAGCAGGTCATCCTGACCTGCTGGTTTACAAAATTAAGAAGGAATGTTGTCTCCTAAGGAGGTCTGGTCAATGCATATGCACAATACACGCGAAAGGGGAGCGAGGAGGCCCGTAAGGGCAGAAAAGCtttttatgtttaagtttttcttgtcttgccataaaacatgaattttatttcatcatccctgtgcacatacacacacacgttttgTCTTTGCATAGTTGAGGTGATACTTCATACCTAATTTCATATTCTACACGTTTTTACTTTACATTCTTAGTGTGATAACTTGGGGGAAACTACGTCCGTGTTATAGCCCTGAGTCCAGCGGAGACTAGGGTTTACGAGCGGCTGCCCACAGCCACTCGGCAAACCCGGGGCAGGCAGGCCATGTGTGGAGCCAGCTGCTGAACGGTTCAGGGGGCTCCTGCTTGCCCACCCTTTGGGCAGCGGTGGGGGCCTGGGCACTGAGCTGGAGGCAGTGGTGCTGAGGGAGGAGTGGAGGGAGGTCGGAGGCCCTGCTCCACAGAGCAAGTGGGCGAGGCCGGCGGGCGAGGGGAGGGTCCAGGCAGGGCCCAGTCCAGCTGTCTCAGTGAGCCCTGGATCTGCAGCGGTGGGTAGTCCTTTCTCCCCCGGCGTGAGAGAGTTTCTCTTATCTGCACCTTTTACCTGAGCATAACTGCAGAAGTGCTTTGCATTAAGCCATCACCCTGACCCTCTTTCACAGGCATCGACTACAAGACCACCACCATCCTGCTGGACGGCCGGCGGGTGAAACTGCAGCTCTGGTGAGTCAGGGGTCCTGCCCGGCCCCTGAGCACAGGGCGGGTCTGTCCAGGCCCTTGGGGGCTCTGGTACCACCTGTGGGAATATCCACTGCTTCGGCCCCAGCCAGACCCAGTGCCCCCCCCAGAGGGAGATGAGATCTGTGTGGGCCTTGCAGTCTGTCCAGAGCATGTGGACATGCTTCTGCTTCTGCCTCTCTAGTGTCCAGAGGGGCTGTGTGTTGTGACCAAGATCAACAGGACATAGGGTGGAGGATAGGAGGGCAAGAGGTCGGGGTGTCACCTAGCTCTGGCCTGGGTCTCTTTCTTGGTCCCCACTCCAGGCAGCCCTGGCTCTGAGACTCTTGTCACACCCCTGCCCCTCCAGTTCCGGGGGTGGGGGACTAGGGTTTTCCTGCTGTGACTAATCCCTGAGTTGCCCCCAACCCACGTGGCTTTCCTGACCACTGTCACTAGCCCCTGTGTCATCCCCTCTCCCGGAGCACCTGCACGGCCACTTGCATGGTTCCCTTCTCCCGCCGGACCATGCCAGACCTCTCCCCAAGCCACAAGTGTCTGCAGTGGCCCggagcccctcctcccacccccatctgcCCCTAATCAGGAGCAGTCAGCCCCCAAGTCTGGGCCAGGAAGCCTCTCTCCACTGTGTCCTCTCAATGACCCTTTCCCTTCCCACTGCTGACTCTCAagtctcttttcccttcctccctcctcggACACctccctcggcagtgagagccaggagtcctaaccactgaactggcCAGGGGATTCCCATGATCTTTTAGAGTTAATTGGAAGTGGAGTTACCCCACCAAATCCTCTGGCCTATTTCTCCCCCAGTGTAGACTCACATTCCTTACTACATAGCTTTATCTCCAAAttaatcaactttttaaaaacttagactTATTGAAATGTCAGAATTATTATGTTGAAACCCATCACCATTTTCTCtagttgactttttaaataattagaaaagagaATGAGCCCAAAAGGACATCCCAATGTGCAGATCTCTTCAGGGATAAAGTACCCATTGTCTCGTTGGGGGCTCAGACTTTCTGTGGGATGGCCACCAACTGACAATTGTAAAACGCATTTGCTCTGGCTCCCAAGTTCAAAAACCTTGTTGTCAGGAAGCAGTGATTTCTTCTTACAGACCTCCAACATCTTTTCCAGGGATACGTCGGGTCAGGGAAGATTTTGTACCATATTCCGCTCCTACTCTCGGGGCGCACAGGTAACACCCCTGAACCGGGAGGTCAaactgactttttctttctttcttttttttttaaaatttatttatttattttggctgctctggctcttagttgcagcatgtggggctTCTTagatgtggcatgcaggcttcttagttgcagcatgcggactcttagttgaggcatgcatgtgggatctagttccctgaccagggattgaacccggggccctgcattgggagcacggacttttacccactggaccaccagggaagtccctcaaactgACTTTGAATAATGACTTTTGGAATGTTCTTTAATGGATACTTGGAGGACAAGGCAATTAGCTCACATACAAATTGATGCCAGAGTCTAAAAGTGTGCCATGGACTGTTTGGTGGCTCCCAAGCCCTCAGCatcagggatgtgtgtgtgtgcatgtgttacATTTGTATGTACGTGTGCATGAGCAGTGTGTAGGCACGTGCGTCTACACGTGTGTACATAAATATGCAGGCATGTGGGCTGTGTGTGCACCGTGttcatgtgcatgtgtgtctgtacGTATGTGAGAGACCTCCGTCCAGGTGGGTGGGCTCTGAAGTACCCCCGCATTCCGTGTCCCCAGACCAGCTCGTGAATGTGGGGAACTGAATTCCAGTCCCCAACTCACATTCACATTTGAGGGTTTATCAATGAGCTTATGGAATATCACTGGAAGTGATCATATAACTGCTACATTTGGCAGACAAACCAAAATAATATGTTTTGGGTTAACATAAGTAAAACGGCTATTTAGCTGGCTGTGAGTGGCTTGCAGGCCAGCCAGACCGTCCACAAGTGACTGTGCCTCCCCCAGGGTGTGATCCTGGTCTACGACATCGCAAACCGCTGGTCCTTTGATGGCATCGACCGGTGGATTAAGGAGATCAATGAGGTATGACATGGCCAGGGCTCCGTCCATGTGGCCCTGtgacgggggaggggggggtgggcTGGGGCGGCCAGGGCACGAGGCTCCAGCCACAGGGAGGCGGATGCATCACCTCCCAGCACAGGATCGGGCCCTGCATGCAGTCAGGTAGGTTGACAGGTGGTGACCAGGCTGCTGCCCGCTGGCACCCTGACCGGCCCAACTGCCAGCGGAGACGTGGAGTGGTCAGTCCCACCCACTGTGTGAGTGTCCTGGCACAGCCGTAACACTCACCACAAACTgtgtggctgaaaacaacagcaACGTATTCCCTCAGCTTTGGAGGTCAGAGTCCAAaagcaaggtgttggcagggccgtgATCCCTCCAGACACTCGAGAGGAGGATCCTTCCTGTCTCCTTCAGCTTCTGGTGTTGTCGACAGTCCCTGGTCCTTGGCCTGTGTACGTGTCACCCTGTCTCTGCTCTACCATCACGTGGTCTCCTCCCTGTGTGTCCTATGTCCATTCCGCTTCTTGTAAGGACACAGTGActggatttagggtccaccccAAGATCTCAtcttaattaattacatctgcacagaccctatttccaaaaaaggacacattctgaggttctgggtggacacCATTCAGCCCGGGACACCCATGGTACCAACAACAAAACCTGCCCGTGACCCACTTTCCTTGCCCTTCTGTCACCCTTTAGCATGCCCCGGGGGTCCCTAAAATCCTGGTGGGGAACCGCCTGCACCTGGCCTTCAAGCGGCAGGTCCCCACGGAACAGGCCCAGGCCTATGCGGAGCGCCTGGGTGTGACATTCTTCGAGGTCAGCCCACTGTGCAATTTCAACATCACCGAGTCCTTTATGGAGCTGGCCAGGATCGTGCTGCTGCGGCATGGGATGGACCGGCTCTGGAGGCCAAGCAAGGGTAGGTGTCCGTCCAGTCCACCCTGCAGCCCCGCCAGCACTCAGCCTCCCAGGACCCATTCCCTAGGCCACTGTCTCCATTCTCCTAAATCAGGGCTTCTGCTGCTCGGCACTAGTGCCATTGTGCTGTGGGTGAGCTGCATCCCTGGTCTCCCTGCCCCCATTTGTGAAAACCACAAACGTCTCCAGACTTTGCCGAATGTCCTGGGGAGTCAAAATCGCCCCCagttgagaagcactgttctGAATGTTATTTGTTAGGACCTTGATTCCAAAAGGAGCCAAAGCCCTGGGTCACGTTTCTTCTGTCTGATCCTCCAGGGGTTGAGGGGCGTCCCGACTGCATCAGGGGTGAGATGCCGTTCCTCCTCCCAGCAGGCCGCTGGGAGCCCCTCTCCATCTGAGCAGGGACCCTGACTCACAGAACAAATGATATAGGTGAAACAGAAA
Protein-coding sequences here:
- the RAB40B gene encoding ras-related protein Rab-40B isoform X1, whose protein sequence is MSTGGSPVRAYDFLLKFLLVGDSDVGKGEILASLQDGASESPYGHPAGIDYKTTTILLDGRRVKLQLWDTSGQGRFCTIFRSYSRGAQGVILVYDIANRWSFDGIDRWIKEINEHAPGVPKILVGNRLHLAFKRQVPTEQAQAYAERLGVTFFEVSPLCNFNITESFMELARIVLLRHGMDRLWRPSKVLSLQDLCCRAVVSCTPVHLVDRLPLPTALTSHLKSFSMASGLNARVMHGRPCSLATGSGHKRTSLRKAKTSHLPQSPPKHCTRNSCKVS
- the RAB40B gene encoding ras-related protein Rab-40B isoform X2; amino-acid sequence: MYSGCESLVRNTYCIDYKTTTILLDGRRVKLQLWDTSGQGRFCTIFRSYSRGAQGVILVYDIANRWSFDGIDRWIKEINEHAPGVPKILVGNRLHLAFKRQVPTEQAQAYAERLGVTFFEVSPLCNFNITESFMELARIVLLRHGMDRLWRPSKVLSLQDLCCRAVVSCTPVHLVDRLPLPTALTSHLKSFSMASGLNARVMHGRPCSLATGSGHKRTSLRKAKTSHLPQSPPKHCTRNSCKVS